CAGGTAAGACATCATGATGTAATATCGGCAATCACTCACTCGCAACACTTCCAGAACGCACATCCATTATCCCAGCCATCCGTCATTAACTCCGCAGCCCCCCTTAAACTCAGCACAGCACTAAGTCAAGCTTGCATTTCAGCCGCACTCAACTCGGTTAGGCATTCATCTTTACCCCTTGAAGGCACTCCACTCTGTAAGCCAGCTGAGCGCTTCTAGATCTCGATACCGGCGGGCGTATCCGTCTCTTCCCAGGCAGCCTTGTTGCTAGACTCTGCCACACAGAAGGGCAGTTGCCAAATTAGTGATCACAATTGAGGTTGCAGCTTATTCTACGGGGAGCTCCATAGCAGTGCAAAATTCAAGAATACCACATGCACCTTGGCTCTAGTAACGATCATTGGGTCGTTGGCGTTGTTCAACCTATCCATCCCAATGCTACATGACCAGGCTCAAGCACCCTAACGAAAACAAGGATTCAAATAGTAAAAGAACAAGTTGAACATACTACAAAGCAATAGAGAAAATTGTACAGAGCAACTTAGTTGAGTCATCAGTAAACAGAAAGCTACAGCGTCTATCTCACGGCATCAACACTCATATGTATGATAAAGCCAAAAGACTTGCCATTCTGCTACTAGCTCTCCTTTCCATAATTCTTACATATAAAGACAAAATGCATCTAGCTAGGGCAATAAATCCCTTAATTTTTTACATTACAACAGTAAACCACATTCAGTCTTGAAACTTCATTGTTCTTGTATTATTTTAGCCCCTTCTCTCCCAGAAATGCAAACGCCCGCCAAATCTGCGTCACCCACCACCCATccataaaaaaataatgttCATTCGCCATGCCTGacgcacacacacagccCCAGGGTATTAAATTGCGCTCGGTTGCTAAAAGCGGGCTCCCCCAAATTACATGATTAGGCAAAGTTGTCCGATCGGTCGACCCAGATATCTTCCAACTCTGCAAAGCTGTGGAAGTGCACTGGTCGGTGGTGGTCACTATAGAAGGGCAGCGGCGTATCCAGCTTGACGTGAACAGACTTCTTTTCCATTCCTGCAAAAGCGCTGCCCATGAAGCTATAGTTCCACTTGCCATCATCTGGAACAAGGAAGAAACCTCTGAACCTGGGGCTCAACAGAAGCTTTCGCTTCTCTCCCATGGTTGTAGTGAAGCCCTGAGGTTGGTCGCTCTGCGTGTCCTTGTTTTCGGCTCCCCATTTGTAACCCTGAGGAGTCAAGCCCCAAGCAGACAAAGAAACACTGCCGGGAGTGAACGAAACAGACACTGTAACTGTATTCGTCTTGTCCCACTCCTCGTGTGTATCCAGCAGCTTGGCGTGCTCAGTCACATCTGCCGCGGACATGTATGGAAGTTCGCTGCCCGATAGCGTGTGGATGACACCCAGTGGTTCCATACCGTCCAGGAACTCACTCTGGGGTAGCTTCTGTGGAAGCTGCACGCTGCGAAGACCGCCAATCTGGGGAATCATAACAATACATTTGATCTCCTTAACTTGGTCGTTGTCAGGGGCCGAGGCGCCATAGAGGTAGCCAGCCACCTGGACTCGTAGATCCGCAATCGTGATGAACTTCTTCAAGATGTTGTTAGGCATAACATACGTAACATCATCCAGATCAGTATCCGCTGATGACACATAGATGTTCTTGGCTCTTGTCCGCAAGTTCGAAGTCGCAATAGCTCTGGTTCGCCACTCGGTCTTGGAAGCAAATGTTTGCTGTTCAAACTGAGATGTCGTAGTAACAATAATCTCCTCGCCATGAACGTTTTGGGTCTTGGTCGTGACAGCCGTCAactgcttctgctcttcttgctgcttctcgaTCTCGGCAGCTTGCTGTCTCTGCATTGATGGTGCAGAAATCTCCATACCAAGAATAATATCACGAACTTCAGTACTTGTCAAACTAGACACATTGACGTTGTTCTTCTTGCCATAATCGTTCAAAATAAGATCTCGCAGTTGAGTTTCAACCTTGATCCATTCTTCATCATTCAGTGAAGGCCAGATATGATGGTCGAGAGTGATGACAGTCTTGTCAGGCCGTAGGATGAGCTTCGTCTTGTCAGGATTGACGTGAAGAGCACGCAGAATGAGAATTAGACGAGAGAACGCTGTGTATGAGGAAATGCTCTTCAGCCACTCGTCATACAGGTTAAACAGTACCATCTGGGGCTCCGTCGCTCGCAAAATCATATCTCCCAGCTTCTCAACCTTCATAGCCGCCTGGAAAGGAAGCTGTAGTTCGGAAGCACGAATAGAAATGTTGGGGAAGTCAACCAATTGGACTTCGAGAGGATCCAGTAGACCCTTTCGGGTGACAATCAGCTGCTTGGGCTGTTCTTCAACAGGGAGCGATCGAATCAATGCCGCCACTTCTTCTGCCGTCTTCCACTTGGCAAGCTGTCCAAGACGCTTCTGACCTGCCCAAACACTGGTGTGGATGATCTTCAAGAACAACTGGCCAGTTCGCgggttgaagatgaagatggcgccgTTGATGGGCTTGGTGGTCAAGTTTCCTTCAAACGTCTTGTGGATAGTCACACGGTACACGTTGGTGTCGTCGATGAAGAGCTGAGTCTGGTTGCTGAAGAGCTCCGAGTAATTCTGCGAGTTCAAGAATTCTTGGTTGCTCTCAGAAGCATACAGCTGCAGACCCTTACGGATACGCTCTCGGAGGACGTACAAGGCAGGGTTGGCTTTCATGATCTTGGCCATTGCTTGCTGAATGAGTACCTTCAGGCCAGGGAAATACATTCCGTAGGCCGAGTACAAGTTGTAGGCTAGATCAATACCAATCATGATACCTGTAGCAGAGGGGTAAATGCTAGAGCTATCGGTTGTGTAGTCGAGATACTTGGCACGTGTATATCGCTCAATGTCGTGAGAGTCGTAGTCGCCATATCGCAATTGTACGTCAACCCAGAATTTGTTGGTCGATGTAGGCTCAATGACGTCCTTGGTATCATACAACAGTGAGGGACGAGTGACATTCCACTTGTGGCTGGCAAAGAGGAGAATGTCGGCACAAGAGCTGTTCATCTTGTAAGATTTACGAGGGTGAATAGTCTCCTTTTGAACAGTCTCAATGCCGAGAGATTCCAATTCTTGATCAAATACTTGACAAAGATCCATTACCACTGACTCGTGAATCTTCTGCCACAAGTGAGCACGGAAGATCTGGATGAGGGAGATCTTCAGCGTAGGAATCTTTCCGTGCAAGAAGATACCAGTAAGATCAAGCTGGACCTGGAAACCGACATAGACGTTGGCTCTGTTGATGGTTGGAGACCACCAGAGGGTGAAACGACGGTTAGGAATCTGGTTCAGACCGGAACGCTGGGCGTTGGTGAGCTTCTTGAACTTCATGGATTCTTCGAAACCAGAAGCCTTCTCCCAGAAGAGGCCTTCCCAAGATGGGAAACCGGTGGCCTTGAAGAGAGTGTGCTCAAGGATGGTCTCAACACCACCCAGTGCTTGGATGACATCAGTTCGGTAAGCATTCAAGTTCCACAGCTTGCCGTCATGTCGCTGGCTCGTCCACCAGAACGGGTTACTCTTCATAAGTTGGTAAATCTTGAACTCGGAGCGAGCGCGGAAACCCTTGTCGAAGCTAAGCGTGCTTCGGTCCTTTTGGAACAGAGTGTTGATTCTTGGCAAACCACGATCCCAGCTATCCTCCAAATCTTCCAAAGTAAGACGTCGGTTCTGCTGGTTGGCTTCCAATCGCTTCTGGGAATATTCAGTCCAGACACGTTGTGAATCAATAAATTCTGCCTCCCAAGGGATAATGTATCGGAAAATGTTGGGGATTAATGTCTCCTCATCATGCGTCATACCAGCTCTGTAGTGGGTGACTCCAGTGTCGGTCTGCTTAGACCAACGCTTGTCACTAGCTGGGATAAGAATGTGAGAGCCAGAAATCATTCCCAATCCACCAAGCTCCTTTGGAGTATAGAAAACGGCAGGGGGGAAACGCGAAGGCATCTTGGAGTTCAGTCCAATCTTGACTCGCGTCTGAATCTTGGTCTCGCATTTGACGATGGTATCCAAGAGCTCAATGGTAGAGACCGCGGCCTCACGATAGTACGTGAATAGAGCAATCAGAGCAGTGTTCCACTTGTTAGCAATCTTAGTAAAGGTTGTCGAACCAGATGACATGAGAATTTGTCGGATACGGTTGTTGAACTTTTGAATATCTTCTTCGGTGACTTGCAAGAATGCGTGTGCCGTTCTCTCCTTGGTCGTATTATCAACGAGAGACCAAACACTGTCTTTGACAGGGAATTCTTCATTCTGGTTTCTAATCTTGGGTAGAATACGGACTTCAAATCCGCACATTGAGAAGAGCAAGTTGGGGTTATCACGGCTGTAAACACTGACAAAGCTGTCATCCCAATCAATCGTGGTAACAGATCGTGGCAATCGGTTCTTGAAGTCCCAGAAGACAGCTCGTCCAAGGTTAACGTCGTGTCGCATCAAGCGCATACGAGAATCTCGTGGCCAGCACTTCTTGCTCTTATAACCGATGACATTCTCAAAGTTGGGATCCGGTTGCTCAGTAAGGAATCGCTGGATGAGATCTCGTGATTCCTCCGCTGTAAATCGAAGGAAGATCCAGATCTTATCGATATATCGGCTGTATAGTCGGATCGGGTGTCTGCTTTCCGTTTCCCGATCGCGGAACTGCAAGAAATCGTTGGGGCTTTGCGGTGGTCCGGCGATTTCACTGGCTCGCTGAGggccaagcagaagcaagTCGAGAACAAGACCATAGTATTGGAAGACAAAGGCAGAAAACTGGAGACCACGGATCATACCGTAGCTGTTGACGTGATTCATGTCCTTGTATGTGAGCTGAACATTGTTCTTTGCCGTAATGTAGTCAGCAAGATTGTGGTCCATGATCAGTCTGAGAAGGGAGTTGAGCAGCGTCAATTCCATCTTCTCGTAAACCTTGGATAGCTCAGTCTCAATCATGACATTGCATTCGCCATTTTCAGTCTCCCAAACTTGACCCAGGTTGTTGATGCCCTGAGCCCACTTGTAGACCAACAACGGAGGAACCTCAGAATCAGAGGGCTTGATCCAGGCAGGGAAAAGGTGTCTCTGATCAGCCTGGTACCACAGATATTGGTCAAGATAAGCATCGCTAATCTTTTCAATAGGCTCAATGTCATAAACGGGGTTGATCGTGCTATAGTTATCGTTCATGTCGATGTTGACCTCCTTAAACGCTCGCTGCGTTAGCAAAAATCGCTTGATACGTTCCAGGGTTGTGCCAGGACTATCATATGCCTGCTCAATAAGGGCAAGCTCTTCACGCTGGCTCTGGTTGAGGCGACCCTTGACCGAGTAAGCTTCTCTTAATCGTTCCAGGGCCAAGATCAGAATCTTGGTATCGTGCTTATACGAAACACTGGGGAATGGAATGGGCGAGAACTTGCGAGACTCCAGCCAGTGGACAGTCGTGGTGTAGATGGCGACGGCCTCTTCTGAGGAAACGTACGGACCATCCTTCATGTGGTTATGCTGTCGCTCTTGCTCTGCTTTGAGCCAGAGTCGAGTCAGACGACCAACATTCTTCTTAGCAACAGTCTTGTCGACAGTAGCACCGCGGCGAATACGCTCACGGTTGTAATGAGCAACAGAAACCCACCAGTCGGCCTTGGATTTCACATATCGCAGAATGATATTCTCGATGGGAGCGGGCAAACCAGGCACCTTCCATGGGATGTTACTCTTCCAGCAACGCCAGGCTTCAGAAAGATGCTGAAGCACGGTGTTGACCTTGTTCTGCTTGATGCCCTCGGGCATCATGTCCAACAGGTCGGCCATGACGGAAGCACGGAGCTCAAGATCAAAGTGAGACTCGACACGTTGCTTGGTAACCGTCTTTGCGACGCCCTTGCTGTGTCGACCTTCGAACTGACGAGAAAGCAGGTTTCCAAGCCATCTCTCAAGGAGAGGGATGATACCACGCATAAAAAACAGCCACACTCTCCACGCAGGAGCCCAGAAACCACAGCCTGGACCCTTTCCGACAGGGCCAGAATTGAATCTATAGTAGATAAGGTGCTTCAAATCCTTGCAGGTTCGGATCTGGTGCATAAGCTTGTACTTGTAACGGTACATTCCTGTAAGCTGTCCGACGTGGTTGAAGGCGTAGAGGATACCATCAGCCAATTGGAAAGCGTCAATGTTGCCGAGTCGGTATTGAACTTGTGCATCCACAATCAGCTTGGTCAGTCGCAAAATTTCACGCATCAAGTGGAAAGCGTTTCCGAAACGAGACTTCTTTCGTTCCTTTGTGGTAAGAGTCTTTACGGGCTTCAAGTTGAAGTTGTAATCAAGATGGAGATAGGTAAGGTTCTTTCGGTGAATCAAAAGGTTGAGCATGTTGAAACCTTGGCGACAAACTTGGAGACCAGCCTCCACCCAGTCGATGGTAGTTTGTTGGAAGAACTTGGTCTGCTTCAAAGACCTGAGCAAGTTTTGGTTGTTCTgagccttgggcttcttcttgtgcaAGTCGTTGAGAACAAAGTTCTTGAGCAGCTTCTGGTAGGAAACTCGGACCTTGACAGGTGGCCGGTCTGCGGGAGGGTGCTCCAGATACCACTGCTTAATTAGGGGCACATCCTGGGCGCGAACCATCTTGCCGGATCGCCGGTTGAATGGATATGGTGCCCACCAAAGCTCAATGGCGGCAGAAGTGTCCTCGTTATCGAGTTCCTCATCAGCAAGGAATGGTTCCGTTCCAGCAGGAAGCTCGAAAGCGTCATCTTCGGGCTCCTCGTTGCTTCCAGGCCCAAACAGCTCATCTTCGAGAGAAACTTCAACATTCTTAGGAGCCACATTGCGTGATGAGATTGGGTTGATTCGACGATCGAAATGGAATGTAGGCAAGTCCGGGTCATCGATACGATTATACACTATCTGGGGGTGAGAGTGCCACGCCAAGTGTACGCTTCGCGGTAAGGAATTGTATAGGTATGGGAAAGCAACCCGGAATTCAGTGCGAATGGGGTTTCTGAAAATGATTCGGTCGATGGCGTTGAATTCGCCAAAGTCTTCGTCATTGGGGTTGATATCCTTGTACAAAGGCTCAAATCGTGGTCCTCCTGGCAAAGCAACGTTCAGCGCCTTGGCAGTGAGCAGACTCTTTAGATCGAAGAGATAGAAATAGTTCTTATCCACAACATCAGAAATCAAAGGTCGACTAAGACGAAACAAGGCGGCCATCTGAGGTAATGTGAGATTCCATCCCTTGTAGCTTGGACCATTAACATGGGGTGTATCAAGCAACGGTCGGTGGTCATAAAACCATTCGTAGAttgcctcatcttcatcctcgttcAACTCCATCTGAATAGGCTCAAGAGGCTCAACGTCC
The Trichoderma asperellum chromosome 7, complete sequence DNA segment above includes these coding regions:
- the PRPF8 gene encoding Pre-mRNA-processing-splicing factor 8 (BUSCO:EOG092D00LL), with product MSQLPPPPPPGWGPPPPPPPPPSSSFPPPPTTPAPPAPPPPGYRPPADAHIAKFAQKKKEWLRSQRNRFGEKRKAGFVQTQKADMPPEHLRKIVKDIGDVSQKKYTNDKRSYLGALKFMPHAVLKLLENMPMPWESAREVKVLYHVNGCLTLVNEIPRVIEPVFFAQWAMMWTFMRKEKADRRLFKRMRFPPFDDEEPPLSWSENIEDVEPLEPIQMELNEDEDEAIYEWFYDHRPLLDTPHVNGPSYKGWNLTLPQMAALFRLSRPLISDVVDKNYFYLFDLKSLLTAKALNVALPGGPRFEPLYKDINPNDEDFGEFNAIDRIIFRNPIRTEFRVAFPYLYNSLPRSVHLAWHSHPQIVYNRIDDPDLPTFHFDRRINPISSRNVAPKNVEVSLEDELFGPGSNEEPEDDAFELPAGTEPFLADEELDNEDTSAAIELWWAPYPFNRRSGKMVRAQDVPLIKQWYLEHPPADRPPVKVRVSYQKLLKNFVLNDLHKKKPKAQNNQNLLRSLKQTKFFQQTTIDWVEAGLQVCRQGFNMLNLLIHRKNLTYLHLDYNFNLKPVKTLTTKERKKSRFGNAFHLMREILRLTKLIVDAQVQYRLGNIDAFQLADGILYAFNHVGQLTGMYRYKYKLMHQIRTCKDLKHLIYYRFNSGPVGKGPGCGFWAPAWRVWLFFMRGIIPLLERWLGNLLSRQFEGRHSKGVAKTVTKQRVESHFDLELRASVMADLLDMMPEGIKQNKVNTVLQHLSEAWRCWKSNIPWKVPGLPAPIENIILRYVKSKADWWVSVAHYNRERIRRGATVDKTVAKKNVGRLTRLWLKAEQERQHNHMKDGPYVSSEEAVAIYTTTVHWLESRKFSPIPFPSVSYKHDTKILILALERLREAYSVKGRLNQSQREELALIEQAYDSPGTTLERIKRFLLTQRAFKEVNIDMNDNYSTINPVYDIEPIEKISDAYLDQYLWYQADQRHLFPAWIKPSDSEVPPLLVYKWAQGINNLGQVWETENGECNVMIETELSKVYEKMELTLLNSLLRLIMDHNLADYITAKNNVQLTYKDMNHVNSYGMIRGLQFSAFVFQYYGLVLDLLLLGPQRASEIAGPPQSPNDFLQFRDRETESRHPIRLYSRYIDKIWIFLRFTAEESRDLIQRFLTEQPDPNFENVIGYKSKKCWPRDSRMRLMRHDVNLGRAVFWDFKNRLPRSVTTIDWDDSFVSVYSRDNPNLLFSMCGFEVRILPKIRNQNEEFPVKDSVWSLVDNTTKERTAHAFLQVTEEDIQKFNNRIRQILMSSGSTTFTKIANKWNTALIALFTYYREAAVSTIELLDTIVKCETKIQTRVKIGLNSKMPSRFPPAVFYTPKELGGLGMISGSHILIPASDKRWSKQTDTGVTHYRAGMTHDEETLIPNIFRYIIPWEAEFIDSQRVWTEYSQKRLEANQQNRRLTLEDLEDSWDRGLPRINTLFQKDRSTLSFDKGFRARSEFKIYQLMKSNPFWWTSQRHDGKLWNLNAYRTDVIQALGGVETILEHTLFKATGFPSWEGLFWEKASGFEESMKFKKLTNAQRSGLNQIPNRRFTLWWSPTINRANVYVGFQVQLDLTGIFLHGKIPTLKISLIQIFRAHLWQKIHESVVMDLCQVFDQELESLGIETVQKETIHPRKSYKMNSSCADILLFASHKWNVTRPSLLYDTKDVIEPTSTNKFWVDVQLRYGDYDSHDIERYTRAKYLDYTTDSSSIYPSATGIMIGIDLAYNLYSAYGMYFPGLKVLIQQAMAKIMKANPALYVLRERIRKGLQLYASESNQEFLNSQNYSELFSNQTQLFIDDTNVYRVTIHKTFEGNLTTKPINGAIFIFNPRTGQLFLKIIHTSVWAGQKRLGQLAKWKTAEEVAALIRSLPVEEQPKQLIVTRKGLLDPLEVQLVDFPNISIRASELQLPFQAAMKVEKLGDMILRATEPQMVLFNLYDEWLKSISSYTAFSRLILILRALHVNPDKTKLILRPDKTVITLDHHIWPSLNDEEWIKVETQLRDLILNDYGKKNNVNVSSLTSTEVRDIILGMEISAPSMQRQQAAEIEKQQEEQKQLTAVTTKTQNVHGEEIIVTTTSQFEQQTFASKTEWRTRAIATSNLRTRAKNIYVSSADTDLDDVTYVMPNNILKKFITIADLRVQVAGYLYGASAPDNDQVKEIKCIVMIPQIGGLRSVQLPQKLPQSEFLDGMEPLGVIHTLSGSELPYMSAADVTEHAKLLDTHEEWDKTNTVTVSVSFTPGSVSLSAWGLTPQGYKWGAENKDTQSDQPQGFTTTMGEKRKLLLSPRFRGFFLVPDDGKWNYSFMGSAFAGMEKKSVHVKLDTPLPFYSDHHRPVHFHSFAELEDIWVDRSDNFA